From a region of the Mycobacterium sp. SMC-8 genome:
- a CDS encoding crotonase/enoyl-CoA hydratase family protein has translation MADEVLLERRDRVLIITINRPEARNAFNLAVAQGLADAMDELDGTPELSVAIITGAGGNFCAGMDLKAFMAGEVPAIEGRGIGFTERPPRKPVISAVEGYALAGGTEIVLATDLIVAAKNAKFGIPEVKRGLVAAGGGLLRLQKRIPYQKALELALTGDSFTAEEASQWGFVNVLTEPGGALDGALALAERITANGPLAVAATKEVIVKSADWTEAEMWKKQGEIAFPVFSSKDAMEGATAFAEKRKPNWTGT, from the coding sequence GCCTTCAACCTCGCGGTGGCGCAGGGCCTGGCCGACGCAATGGACGAGCTGGACGGCACCCCTGAGCTGTCGGTGGCGATCATCACCGGCGCGGGCGGCAACTTCTGCGCCGGGATGGATCTGAAGGCGTTCATGGCCGGCGAGGTGCCCGCCATCGAAGGTCGCGGGATCGGGTTCACCGAGCGTCCGCCGCGCAAGCCGGTGATCTCCGCGGTCGAGGGCTACGCGCTGGCCGGTGGCACCGAGATCGTGTTGGCCACCGATCTGATCGTGGCTGCCAAGAACGCGAAGTTCGGCATTCCCGAGGTCAAGCGCGGGCTGGTGGCCGCGGGCGGCGGCCTGCTGCGGCTGCAGAAGCGAATCCCGTATCAGAAAGCGCTCGAACTCGCGCTGACCGGCGACAGCTTCACCGCCGAGGAGGCTTCGCAGTGGGGCTTCGTCAACGTGTTGACCGAACCGGGCGGGGCGCTCGACGGCGCACTGGCGCTGGCCGAACGGATCACCGCCAACGGTCCGCTGGCGGTTGCGGCGACCAAGGAGGTCATCGTGAAGTCGGCAGACTGGACCGAGGCCGAGATGTGGAAGAAGCAGGGCGAAATCGCCTTCCCGGTCTTCTCGTCCAAGGACGCGATGGAAGGCGCGACGGCATTCGCCGAGAAACGCAAGCCGAACTGGACGGGCACCTGA